ACGGAATGGAGCTCGAGGAGGTGCGCAGGTCACAGGAAAAGCGCAGCTTCGAGGAGCGCATTCTTCTGAAGGAGCGCGAACGCGAGCGCATCGGGAAGCAGCAGCAGGACAATCAGACTGCGGTGAGCGCCCTGGAGGAAGAGCACGCGACAGGTGCCGACCGCCTGCAGGAGCTGCTCGAGACAGAGGGGGAGCAGCAGGAGCGCTACAACGACAACAAGCGCGCCGCGGACGCTCTCCACGTCGAGAAGCTTGAAAAGCAGGATGTGTCCATGCAGAAGGAGAAGGCGATCCGCGCCGCATCGGAGAAGCAGCGTGCCGCGGAAGCCGCGGTGCACAAGCTGGAGCTGACAGCGGCCTCCGTCCTGACGCGGCTTGAGCAGGTGCAGCAGGAGATGCTCGAAAAGTACGGGCATACTATCGAAACCGCGGTGCATGATATCTTAGCCGTCGAGCCGGAAGAGGCGGAGACGCGCAGGAAGGCTCTCGAGCGGCAGATGTCCGCGCTCGGCACCGTAAATCCGAATGCGATTGAAGCGTATGAAGAGACGAAGGCCCGCTACGAGCACTATCGGACGCAGGCCGACGATCTTGAGAAGGCGCACGAAAACCTCCTCATCGTCATTCGCGATATGGACAACACGATGACGGAGCAGTTTAAGAAGGCCTTCAAGGAGATACAGTTACACTTCGACGAAATCTTTGTGCGCCTCTTCGGCGGCGGCAAGGCGAAGCTCTCGCTGACCGATCCGAAGGACGTTCTGCACGCAGGTGTGGAGATCGACGTGCAGCTCCCCGAAAAAAGGCAGCAGAACCTTTCCGTCCTTTCCGGCGGTGAACGCGCGCTGACGGTGATTGCGCTGCTCTTTGCGTTTTTGCGCTACAGACCGTCGCCGTTTTCGGTGCTCGACGAGATAGACGCACCGCTCGATGAGGCAAATGTCGTTCGCTTCAGCAACTTCCTCAGCGAGTTTGCCAAGGATACGCAGTTTATTGTCGTCACGCACCGCAAGGGGACGATGGAGTCGGCAAATTATATGTACGGCATCACCATTGAGGACGCGGGCGTGTCCAAGGTGATTTCCGTGTATTTGGACGATGTCGCCAAACAGGAAGGAAGATAGATACGATGGGATTTTTTGACCGGCTGAAGCAGGGCCTCACGAAGACGCGTGAGAGCCTGACAGATAAAATAGAAAAGCTCGTCATCGGCTATGCGGATATAGATGAAGATCTTCTCGACGAGCTCGAAGAGACGCTCATCATGGCGGATGTGGGCATGGAGACGACGGAGCGTCTGATGGCGGATGTCCGTCAGGGCATCAAGAAAAAGGAAATCCATGAGCCTGCCGACTTAAAGCCCTTTCTTGAAGGAAAGATCAGCGAAATCCTCAAAGAGGGAAGCGATGATATCCGCATGGCGGCAGAAGGGCCGACCGTCTTTCTCGTCATCGGTGTCAACGGCGCGGGCAAGACGACGACGATCGGCAAGCTTGCCGCCTACTATAAGGGGCAGGGGAAGTCGGTCATGCTGGCCGCCGCCGATACGTTCCGCGCCGCCGCCATCGATCAGCTGCAGGTATGGGGCGATCGGTCGGGTGTGACGGTCATCCGTCACGAGGAGGGCTCCGATCCGGCAGCCGTCGCCTTTGACGCGGTCAAGGCTGCCGCTGCGCGCCGCGTCGACGTGCTGCTGATCGATACGGCCGGACGCCTGCAGACGAAGTCGAATCTCATGGAAGAGCTCAAGAAGATCAATCGCGTGATCGGAAGGGAGCTCCCCGAAGCCCCGCACGAGACGTTCCTGGTGCTTGACGCGACAACGGGACAGAACGCGCTGAGCCAGGCCGACCTATTCTCCAAGGCGGCGCCGATTACGGGCGTCATCCTGACGAAGCTTGACGGTACGGCAAAGGGCGGCGTCATCATCGGGCTCAAGGCGTCGCTGTCGCTTCCCGTCAAGTGGGTCGGCGTCGGCGAGGGTATCGATGATCTGCGCCCCTTCGTGGCGGAGGAGTTCGCCAAGGCGCTCTTTGATAGAGAAGAATAGTATTTGTAAAATGACGGAACTCCATGTATAATGGAAATAAATGCGTTCAAGAGGTGAAAAGCATGGTAGGCGATTTGCTGCGTACGGAGCGTGAAAGACAAAAGCTGACAATCGCGGATGTGGAAAAGGGAACGAGCATCCGAGGATACTATATAGAGTCCATCGAACAGGGAAATGTGGAAGCATTGCCGGGAATGGCTTACGCGAAAGGGTTCGTGCGAAAGTATGCGGGCTTTTTGGGTCTGGATGCCGACGCGGTCATACAGGAGTTTTCGACGGAGCAGAGCGGCGCGTCATCCCGTACGGAAGAACGCGTCGAGGTGCAGCCGCGCAAACTGGAGAAGGTCGTGCCTGTACGCGAAAAACCCGTCTCCATCAATGATATAGAGAGAAAGCAGTCGAGCAGCGGCACGCTCACCGTCAACCGCTACGAAGGCAAAAGCGGCGGTTCCGGCAGCTGGAAGAACATTCTCCTCGCCGCTGTCGTGCTGCTCGTAGTCGGCGGAGCGGGAGTGCTGTACTTCTCCTCCGGGCATACCATCGATGTGCATATCCTGCCCGAGACGACGGCGGGGAGCGATGACAAGAAGGACGATGCATCGAAGAAGGATGCGCCGCCCGCGGAAAAGAAAGCGGAGGAGAAGGCCGCGCCGGAACAGCCGAAGGCGGACGGTGTGGAGCTCACGCTGGATTTCACGGATCGCTGCTGGACAGAGGTCACGGTCGACGGAAAGACCGCCTTTGAGGGAACTGCTGAAAAAGGCAAGAGTATGACGTTCAAGGGCAAGGAACGTGTCCATATCCGTGCGGGGAACGCAGGCGCCATGCAGGTTGCGCTGAACGGAAGGAAGATGGGCGCCGCAGGCAATGTCGGTCAGGTCATTGACAGGGAGTACACGCCGACGGGCGAGACCGTTTCTCAAGCCGAGGCGCCGGCAAAAGAAAAGCCGGAGGAGCCGAAAAGCAGTACGCGTACACGCAGATAACGCAGTATGTAAGTAAGGAAGTGACGATGTGCGTTGCCCTTTTTGTAAAGAGATGGATAGCCGTGTTGTAGATTCCCGCTCGGCGGAGGACGGCAATACAATCCGTCGCCGCCGTGAGTGCAT
This portion of the Selenomonas sp. TAMA-11512 genome encodes:
- the ftsY gene encoding signal recognition particle-docking protein FtsY codes for the protein MGFFDRLKQGLTKTRESLTDKIEKLVIGYADIDEDLLDELEETLIMADVGMETTERLMADVRQGIKKKEIHEPADLKPFLEGKISEILKEGSDDIRMAAEGPTVFLVIGVNGAGKTTTIGKLAAYYKGQGKSVMLAAADTFRAAAIDQLQVWGDRSGVTVIRHEEGSDPAAVAFDAVKAAAARRVDVLLIDTAGRLQTKSNLMEELKKINRVIGRELPEAPHETFLVLDATTGQNALSQADLFSKAAPITGVILTKLDGTAKGGVIIGLKASLSLPVKWVGVGEGIDDLRPFVAEEFAKALFDREE
- a CDS encoding helix-turn-helix domain-containing protein yields the protein MVGDLLRTERERQKLTIADVEKGTSIRGYYIESIEQGNVEALPGMAYAKGFVRKYAGFLGLDADAVIQEFSTEQSGASSRTEERVEVQPRKLEKVVPVREKPVSINDIERKQSSSGTLTVNRYEGKSGGSGSWKNILLAAVVLLVVGGAGVLYFSSGHTIDVHILPETTAGSDDKKDDASKKDAPPAEKKAEEKAAPEQPKADGVELTLDFTDRCWTEVTVDGKTAFEGTAEKGKSMTFKGKERVHIRAGNAGAMQVALNGRKMGAAGNVGQVIDREYTPTGETVSQAEAPAKEKPEEPKSSTRTRR